The genomic window CGAAACGCCAGGCCCGTCTGGTCTTTCGCAGAGAGTGCGGGCTCCTTGCCGTCCACCAGGGGCCAGTCAATGGCAAGCTCCGGGTCATCCCAGGCAATGCTGACTTCACTGCCGGGATCGTACTTGTCAGTGCATTTGTACTGAAAGTCCGCGTACTCCGATGTCACATAAAAACCATGGGCAAAGCCCGGGGGTACCCACAGCATCTGCTGGGTCTTTGCATCCAGAGTGACGCCATACCATTGGCCCAGAGTGGGTGAATCCCGGCGGAGATCCACGGCCACGTCGTAGACGCTTCCGGCCGTTACTCGAACGAGTTTTCCCTGGGTATGGGCGGTTTGGTAGTGAAGTCCCCGGAGAATGCCCTGGGCAGAGCGACTGTGATTGTCCTGCACAAAGTGAAGATCAAAGCCCGCCTCTTTAAAGGCCTCAGCGTTCCAGCTTTCCACAAAGAATCCGCGCTCATCGCCGAACACCTGGGGCGTGAGAAGGTAAACGCCGGGCAGAGGGGTGGCTTCAAATTGCATTGCGGACGGCTCCTTCCTCGCGAAGCAGTCCCATCAGATATTCGCCGTACCCGCTCTTGATAAGCGGTGCCGCCAGCGCCTGAAGATCCGCCGCGTTTATGTAACCCAT from Congregibacter litoralis KT71 includes these protein-coding regions:
- the rfbC gene encoding dTDP-4-dehydrorhamnose 3,5-epimerase — its product is MQFEATPLPGVYLLTPQVFGDERGFFVESWNAEAFKEAGFDLHFVQDNHSRSAQGILRGLHYQTAHTQGKLVRVTAGSVYDVAVDLRRDSPTLGQWYGVTLDAKTQQMLWVPPGFAHGFYVTSEYADFQYKCTDKYDPGSEVSIAWDDPELAIDWPLVDGKEPALSAKDQTGLAFRDAPRLA